A genome region from Methylorubrum populi includes the following:
- a CDS encoding DNA starvation/stationary phase protection protein, with protein MAKAKLRVASDRLNTPTDLDPNDVKKISEGLTVLLSDLFALYIKTKNFHWHVSGPNFRDYHLLLDEQSQQIFAIIDAVGERARKIGGTTLRSLGQAERLKRVTDNDADYVSPLEMLKELRDDNKTLTANMRELHGVTDEANDVSTTSLLEEWIDQSEERTWFLYEATRDATEGGH; from the coding sequence ATGGCCAAGGCTAAGCTGCGCGTCGCCAGCGACCGTCTCAACACCCCGACCGATCTCGATCCGAACGACGTCAAGAAGATCTCCGAGGGCTTGACCGTCCTGCTGTCGGACCTCTTCGCGCTCTACATCAAGACCAAGAACTTCCACTGGCATGTCAGCGGACCGAACTTCCGCGACTATCATCTGCTGCTCGACGAGCAGTCGCAGCAGATCTTCGCGATCATCGACGCGGTCGGCGAGCGCGCCCGCAAGATCGGCGGCACCACCCTGCGCTCGCTCGGCCAGGCCGAGCGCCTCAAGCGCGTGACCGACAACGACGCCGATTACGTCAGCCCGCTCGAGATGCTGAAGGAACTGCGGGACGACAACAAGACGCTGACCGCCAACATGCGCGAGCTGCACGGCGTCACCGACGAGGCGAACGACGTCTCGACGACCAGCCTGCTGGAGGAATGGATCGACCAGTCCGAGGAACGCACGTGGTTCCTCTACGAGGCCACCCGCGACGCCACCGAGGGCGGCCACTGA